DNA sequence from the Deinococcus aerolatus genome:
GAATGCGCACATTGCTGACCTGGGCACCGTGCAGTACGAAGGCGCCGTCCTCCAGCACACTGTTCTCAACCACCGACAGGAATCCCACGAACGTGAAATTCCCGACCACACTGTTGCGGATGGTGGCCTGGTGGGCAATGCTGACGCGGTCTTTGATGGTGGTGGAACGCGGCGCACAGCCGCCAGCGGGCGTGGACGCCCCGCGGATGGCGACCAGTGTGATGTTGTCCTGCAGATTCGTCTCGCTGCCGATACAGATGCGCTCGCCCGGCTGGGCGTTGAGCACCGTGTTGCCAGCCACGAAACTGCCGTGGCCAATCGCTATGTCTCCGAAGACTTCGGTCAGCGGCGAGATGAAGCTGTTGTTCACGACCACCTTCGGCCCCACCAGGAAACGGGCCAGCGCCCCCTGCAGTCCCTCGCTGCCCCCAGCGACAGCGGCGCCTGCCAGCGTGAGACCGAGGCATCCACCGATCATCCATACCGTTCTTTTTGTCATAGAGCTCCCTAGCACCAGAAAAGAGCATCGGTCTCAGAGGAAGCAGACATCTTTGTTTTCTGGGCGTGGGCCAAGCGTACAGGCCGAGGTTCCTTCATTGATGGGGGCGGAACCCATCCGCACCTTCATGGAAGTTCAACCAGGGCGCGGCTGGACCAACAATCGGCTCAATAGAGAGTGATTCGGGTGTGGGGAAGCTTTCAACCCGTGGGGACAGCTTTGAGATACTGGTAGACGGTCTCCCGGCTGATGCCGAAGTCCCTGGCAATACTGGTTTTCGACTCGCCCCCTTTCGCGCGCTGCTGCAGAGCACTGATCTGAACGGCCGTCAGGGTCTTTTTGCGTCCCTTGTACACGCCAGCCTTCTTGGCCGCCTCGATCCCCTCGCGTTGACGTTCGCGGATCAACACTCAGCAGCAGTCTGGACATCGCCGAGTCTTCCCCAGTGAAAGTCAAGCCTTCCTTGACGAACTCGACGCGTACCCCTTTCTCCGTCAACCCGTTGACCAGCGCCCGGGGTGTCCCCTTCGCGGGCGTGACCGAGCAGGGCGGTCAACTGAGGACGGTGGGCATTCCCACCGCTGACCTTGTCGGTGAAGACCTTGTCGAAAGTCAGGCCGTCCAGTTGCCGAACGGTGTTCTGGTCTTCCGAAGAGACGCGGGTGTAGCCGAGGCGGTGGCCTCTGGTGTCATTCATGGGAACTCCTGTCAGGTTGGGGTCTAGACCCCGGCAGGATACTGTCAGACATCTCCAAAATCAACCCTATTCTGACGCATTTTTCGCCCCTGATCTGACGTCAGGGTGGGGTATACCCCACCCTGATGGTTGAGCCTTGCCCTTGCCTGACGGAGCTTTCCTACTCAATCGTCTTTGTTGTGAGAGTTTTGTGACCCTCATCTTGAGATCGTGCTCACACAAGGTCAGATTGATGTGAATCGGCCAGCCTTGGGCCCTCTCCCGCGATCCACCTGAGCTTCCCGCCGTCCCTGACCACCCGCCACCTTGGCCTCTAGTCTCAGTGGTCTTCCCCCATTCAATCCAGAGCCCCCTCTGGACAGGAGCTGTCATGCGTCGTCCCACTGGTCTGCTGGCCTTCACCACCCTCGGTCTCGTCCTCGCCTCCTGCGGTCAGCAGGCCCCCCAGCCCGCGTCCGCTCCCACCAGCGGCAACATGGTGACCCTGACCCTGGCCTCCCCCCTCGCCGGGTTCAAGACCCAGGGCCTCCCCACCGGCCCCGACGGCCGCAGCACCGTCACCCACCTCAAAATCAAGGTCAAGAACGCCCAGGGCACCTACGTCCAGTTCAACGGCCAGAACGTCTACCAGCAGAACGGTGCCCAGACTTTCCTGACGCTGAGCAGCACCCAGCCCAACGCCACCGTCGTCCTGCCCCGCGGCACCTACACCTTCGAGAACATCGGCAAGGACAACGTCGAGGGCACCTTCCTCGCCTACGGCACCAACGACGGCGTCGACCTGACCCAGGGCAGCAGCACGATCAACCTCCAACTGCACGCCCTCGCCGACGAGGGCACCACGACGTTCATCGACAAGTTCAAGTGGAAGAGCGTCGCCACCCAGGAGACCCTGGATCTACGCCTGAACGTCCTCAATGCCCAGGGCACCGTGGTCCCCACCGGCGACTACAGCCCTGTGACCTACCAAATCGTCGACGCCCAGGGTCAGTCGCTGTCCGGGGTGGCCGACGTGCTGGCCGGCAGCAGCAAGCTGGGCGCCCGCGTCAAGGTCATCGGTACCACCAGCACCAGCGCGTTGTTCGTCAAGGCCAGCACCCAGGCCTGGCAGGCCACTGGCTCAGAAACCGCCGCGCCCACCACGTTCAGCAAGACGTTCAGCATTGCCTTCGACAAGACCGGCCTGTCCGTCGACACCCAGGCCCCCCAGGTGACCCTGAACGCTGTGGGCACCGTCACCGCTGGACAGGACGTCACGCTCGCTGGCACCGCCAGCGACGACGGCGACCTGATGGCCATCCGGGTGTTCGACGGCAGCATGCTGATCGGCAGCACCGACGCTGCCGAGTGGG
Encoded proteins:
- a CDS encoding helix-turn-helix domain-containing protein; translation: MLIRERQREGIEAAKKAGVYKGRKKTLTAVQISALQQRAKGGESKTSIARDFGISRETVYQYLKAVPTG
- a CDS encoding recombinase family protein encodes the protein MNDTRGHRLGYTRVSSEDQNTVRQLDGLTFDKVFTDKVSGGNAHRPQLTALLGHAREGDTPGAGQRVDGERGTRRVRQGRLDFHWGRLGDVQTAAEC